One window of the Amycolatopsis mediterranei genome contains the following:
- a CDS encoding amidase, whose translation MGWSFKTAEELLAALNAGAVTSVELTDEAIARIERDDKVINAICVPDFDRARAAALRADQARSSGENRPLLGIPVTVKECYDVAGLPTTWGLPPHRDYLPAEDAVQVARLKAAGAVILGKTNVPLGLQDIQSFNEIYGTTTNPWDPDRTAGGSSGGSAAALAAGFGALSIGSDLAGSLRTPAHFCGVHAHKPTLGLTANRGMVAPTEPALPVDLDLAVVGPMARSARDLTLLLDVMAGPDPLTRGVAYELALPPARHERLGDFRVLVLDEHPLIATGAAVRAGVRRVADALVDGGARVERHSPLLPDLTEAATLYMQLLISGSVARFPLDTDEQLRTRVAGLSADDENLDAVRLRALLFSHRDWLAANHRREVHRHGWRRLFTEFDAVVCPITPTPAFPHDHHPNPMERRIAIDGVEYPYFDQFVWAGLATMPGLPATAIPAGRSPEGLPVGVQLIGPMFEDRTPLRLAELLEPATGGFRAPQQGAEAG comes from the coding sequence ATGGGATGGAGCTTTAAGACAGCCGAAGAACTCCTCGCCGCGCTAAACGCCGGTGCCGTGACGTCCGTGGAACTCACCGACGAAGCCATTGCCCGGATCGAACGCGACGACAAGGTGATCAACGCGATCTGCGTACCGGACTTCGATCGAGCCCGGGCCGCCGCACTTCGTGCCGATCAGGCACGCTCAAGTGGAGAGAACCGGCCGCTTCTCGGCATTCCGGTGACCGTCAAGGAGTGCTACGACGTCGCCGGGCTGCCCACGACCTGGGGCCTGCCGCCGCACCGGGACTACCTTCCCGCAGAGGATGCCGTTCAGGTGGCGCGGCTCAAGGCCGCCGGTGCCGTCATCCTCGGCAAGACCAATGTGCCCCTGGGGCTGCAGGACATCCAGAGCTTCAACGAGATCTACGGCACCACCACGAATCCGTGGGATCCCGATCGGACGGCGGGCGGGTCGTCCGGTGGGTCGGCGGCGGCACTCGCGGCCGGGTTCGGTGCGCTGTCCATCGGCTCCGACCTCGCCGGCTCGCTGCGCACCCCCGCGCACTTCTGCGGCGTCCACGCGCACAAGCCGACACTCGGGCTGACCGCCAACCGTGGCATGGTCGCGCCCACCGAGCCCGCTTTGCCGGTCGATCTCGACCTCGCCGTCGTCGGTCCGATGGCGCGCAGTGCCCGGGATCTCACGCTCCTGCTCGACGTCATGGCCGGGCCGGACCCGCTGACGCGAGGTGTGGCCTACGAGCTGGCGCTGCCGCCCGCCCGCCACGAGAGACTCGGCGACTTCCGGGTCCTGGTCCTCGACGAGCACCCGCTCATCGCGACCGGGGCCGCCGTGCGGGCGGGCGTGCGCCGGGTGGCCGACGCGCTCGTCGACGGCGGTGCCCGCGTCGAACGGCACAGCCCGCTGCTGCCCGATCTGACCGAAGCCGCAACGCTCTACATGCAGTTGCTGATTTCTGGGTCGGTGGCGCGGTTTCCCCTCGACACGGACGAGCAGCTGCGGACCCGCGTCGCCGGGCTGAGCGCGGACGACGAGAACCTCGACGCCGTGCGGCTGCGCGCCCTGCTGTTCAGCCACCGCGACTGGCTCGCGGCGAACCACCGCCGGGAGGTCCACCGCCACGGCTGGCGGCGGCTGTTCACCGAGTTCGACGCCGTCGTGTGCCCGATCACGCCGACGCCCGCGTTCCCGCACGACCACCACCCCAACCCGATGGAACGGCGCATCGCCATCGACGGCGTCGAGTACCCCTACTTCGACCAGTTCGTCTGGGCCGGCCTGGCCACCATGCCCGGCCTGCCCGCCACCGCCATTCCCGCGGGCCGCTCCCCCGAGGGCCTGCCGGTCGGCGTGCAGCTCATCGGGCCGATGTTCGAAGACCGCACCCCGCTGCGGCTGGCCGAACTGCTCGAGCCGGCGACCGGCGGCTTCCGGGCACCGCAGCAGGGCGCCGAAGCCGGGTAG